A genome region from Tursiops truncatus isolate mTurTru1 chromosome 15, mTurTru1.mat.Y, whole genome shotgun sequence includes the following:
- the CST3 gene encoding cystatin-C, producing the protein MAGSPRTPLLLLAVLALALALALAVSPAAGQGARKKGLVGGLMEADVNEKGVQEAVSFAITEYNKQSNDAYQSRAVRVVRAFKQVVSGMNYFLDVEIGRTTCTKSQDNLDNCPFHDQPQLKKQKLCNFHVHVVPWLNTISLMNFSCQDESGTGHQAGR; encoded by the exons ATGGCCGGATCCCCGCGCACCCCGCTGCTTCTGCTGGCCGTCTTGGCCCtcgccctggccctggccctggccgtGAGCCCTGCGGCAGGGCAGGGCGCCAGAAAGAAAGGCCTGGTGGGCGGCCTGATGGAGGCGGACGTCAACGAGAAGGGCGTACAGGAGGCGGTGTCCTTTGCCATCACAGAGTACAACAAGCAAAGCAACGACGCCTATCAGAGCCGCGCGGTGCGCGTAGTGCGCGCCTTCAAGCAG GTTGTGTCCGGGATGAACTACTTCTTGGACGTGGAGATTGGCCGAACCACGTGTACAAAGTCCCAGGACAACTTGGACAACTGTCCCTTCCATGACCAGCCACAACTGAAAAAG CAAAAGCTTTGCAACTTCCACGTTCACGTCGTCCCCTGGTTGAACACCATCTCCCTGATGAATTTCAGCTGCCAGGATGAATCGGGGACTGGGCATCAGGCAGGCCGCTGA